The DNA segment GATCCGAGGGTCGCAGGTGTAGACGCCATCCACATCCGTGAGGATCTGGCAGACGTCCGCCTTCAGCGCGGCGGCCACGGCGATGGCGGTCAGGTCGGAGCCACCACGGCCGAGCGTGTGGATCATCCCTTCCTTCGTCACGCCCTGGAATCCGGCGACAACGAGCGTTTTGCCCTCGTCGAGCAGGCCCTTCATCAGGGAGCCGTTGATGTCGGCGATGCGGCCACGGGTGTGGGAACCGGTCGTCTGGATGCCCGCCTGGCGGCCGGTGATGGAGGCCGCGGGAACGCCGAGATCGTGCAACGCCATCGTCACCAAGGCGATGGACTGCTGCTCCCCGGTGGAAACGAGGACGTCCAGTTCGCGCTCGGAAGGATTCTCCGAGAGTTCCTTCGCCATCTTGATGAGGCCGTCGGTCACGCCGGACATCGCGGAAACGACGGCAACCACCTGGTTGCCCTCGTCGCGGGTGCGTTTCAGGCGCGAGGCGACATTTCGGATGCGATCGAGGCTGCCGACGGAGGTTCCGCCGTATTTCTGGACGATGAGGGCCATGGGCGGCGGGGAGTCAAAGCGGCCCGGCGGGGAGATTCAAGCCAAGATTAGAGGGTCGGTCAATGGAGGGCCTCCGGGCTGGTGTCCCTCGCGGCCAGATCCCAGATACCCGGGTCAAATCCGACATGCCTCAGCTGTGGGAGGGTGACGGCATTCCGGCGCCCCCACTCGGAACTGCGGAGGGCTTCACGGGAGCGGCGGATCATCGTCCGGTGGGAAAACCATGCCACTAGGAGCGGGACGACGATCAGGGGAAATGTCAGGTTGCCCCACGGCATCCAGCCTACCAGCAGCAGGGTACCGGCGCTGCCGATGAACATGCCGGTCAGGGCGATGCGGGCGTGGAACCGGACCTGCCCGATGGTGGCCGCGCGGTCACTGCCGGTCATTTTTTCAAGAAGCGTGGAAATGGGAACCATGGTGGTAATCTGCTGATAATTTCTCTCCCGGATTGCCAAGAGGGAGGGTGCCGATTTCAGCCGGTTGCTTCCTCCGTCTTGTCCACGGCATTTTTGTAATGATCGATCCGATGGATCTCGATGGCTGCGAGAGCGTTCACCGCGTGACGTGCCCAGTGGTGCCGATAGCTATGGGACCAGTCAAAACAGGCTTCATCACGATGACCCTGGGCATGATTGCTGAGGCCTTCGGCAAGATCGTCGGAAAGCAATCCCATCACCGGTTCATCAGTCGCTTCAAAATCATGGGGATCAAAAACAACCCTGTAGAGATTGAATGGGAAGCCGCTGAATCGCCTGACAACGTGTTCATAAGTGACATTGTCGGGTCGCGACCCCTCAAATCCTGTGCCATGAGGAGCAACATCGACCGCCGGAATGTGGAAGATCAAACGCAACAGCAAGCTTCGGATCGTCCAAAGGTCTGACTCATCCGGCGGCTCCTCCTGTTCAGCCAAGGAGCAGAATTCTCCGGCCGCCGAAATGAATTCATCGAGGAGTGGGGAGTTCATATCTTCTGTTCCCGAACGTTCAAGGTAGGCCGCCATCCTCTGCGGGGGTGGTTGGACTGCCTTGTCCGCCCAATTCAAGTTTCATGAGCGTGACCTGGCCGCCGTGGTGCTGCTCATGTCCCATGGACGACCACCCTTGCCTTTCATAGAAAGTGGCACGGTCCGGAGTGAACAGGTAGAGCGTTGGATAGCCTCTCTGTCTGGCAACTTCCACGATTCCGGAGCAGACGAGGGTTCCCGTCCCCCGGCTCCGTTTGTCTCCGGGTACAAACACACTCGCCAGCCAGGGCCCGAGGTCGGGACGGCTATCAAGATCAAACTCCACCAGCCGGGCGACGCCCATTGGTTCGTCGTCCTCCACGGCGATCAGGGTCGTGGGTAGTCCCCGGGCATCAGGCTCCTGACGCAGCGCATGCTCCGCGGTCTCAACCGACCTGCCGGGCAGATGACGGCCCCATTCGTTGTAGAGCCACCCGGCGACGGCGGGGATGAGTTCAGGGATGGTGTATGAGGGTATGAGCTGCACGATTTCGCGACAACTACCCTGCGACGCAGCGGTTCTCAAGATTCGATGTTCCGGTGGCCTGATGGAGTGGTGCCGGACGGTTGCCGCAAAGCGATGGACGTCCGCCACCTATGGCATCCTCCGCGGACGCGGCAGCGTCATGGAGTGCGGCAGCCCTCTGCCGCTGTCAGTGGCGGGTGCGGCTTTCCTTGAAGTGGGGATGCCATCCGCAAGCTGGAGTGTGGTGGTTGCCACCACATCGTCCGGCAGGTGACCTCCACCCCCAAAGCGGCAGGGGGCTGCCGCACTCCATAAGCTGGCGCAATTCCCGGGCGCCCCCATCCACACGTCATGGCCCGCGGGAACCGAATCGCGTGGAAATGGTAGCCAGCCGCCGGGCCCGCGGTTAGAACGGCCCCAGAAATGTCTGCCAAAGCGACTTGGAAAGTGAGCGCCGCCGTGATGGTGAGCCGGGTGCTGGGATTGGTCCGCGACATGGTCTTCGCGGCGCTGTTCGGCGGCGGCTGGATGGCGGACGCCTTCAACCTCGCCTACCGGATCCCGAACCTGCTGCGCGACCTGTTCGCGGAGGGAGCGCTTTCCCAGGCGTTTGTCACCACCTTCTCCAAAAGGCTGAAAAGCGAGGGCGACGCCTCCGCCTGGCAGCTCGCGAACAAGATGGTGACGCTGACCGCCATCTTCATGGCCGGGGTGGCCCTGCTGGGGATCCTGGCCGCGCCTTGGATCGTGGACCTGCTCACCGCACTGTCCAAATCCGGCGCGACCGACCGGGTCTATGATCCCGCCCAGATCGCGCTGATGGTGACAATGGTGCGGATCATGTATCCGTTCATCCTGGTGCTCTCGCTGGCCGCGCTGGTGATGGGCATGCTCAACGCGAAGAATGTCTTCGGCATGCCGGCGCTGGCTTCGTGCTTCTTCAATCTCGGCTCCATCATCGGCGGGGTGTCCATCGGATGGTGGATGGATCCGGCGTGGGGGCCGCGCAGCCTCATCGGGTTTTCCATCGGGGTGGTGATCGGCGGCCTGGCCCAGTTGGCGTGCCAGTTCCCCGCGCTGTGGCGGACGGGCTACCGTTTCGTGGCGGATTTCAACTGGCGGGATTCCGGCGTTGCCCAAGTGCTGAAACTCATGGGACCGGCGGTGATCGCCGCGTCCGTCACCCAGGTCAACGTGGTGGTGAACTCGATGTTCGCCTACGGCGTCGGCGAGGGCGCGGTGAGCTGGCTGAACTACGCCTTCCGGCTGATGCAGCTCCCCATCGGCGTGTTCGGGGTGGCGGTGGCCACGGTCACGCTGCCCGCTTTGTCACGGGCGGCCATCGGTGGGATCTCGGCGGACTTCCGGCCCACGCTGGCGAAGGGCCTGCGTCTGGTCGCCTTCCTGGTGCTGCCCTCCACCATCGGCCTGGCGCTGCTGGCGGGTCCGATCATCAGCGTGTTGTTCGAACGCGGATCATTCGACGCGCACGACCGCATGCAGACGGCTGCGGCATTGCAGGCGTACGGCTGCGGCCTCCTTTTCTACGCGTGGCTGAAGGTGCTTCAACCCGCTTTCTACGCGATCGACAAGCGCTGGCTGCCCATGCTGATGAGCTTCGCCGCGCTGGGGCTGAACCTCGGCTTCAACTACTTCTTCGTGTTCGTGCTGAAGTGGGGGCACGAGTCGCTGGCGATGACCACCAGCATCGTCGCGGGTGTGAATTTCCTCTGCCTCTATCTGGCGATGGTGAAGATCTCGGGGGACCTCGGGACGCCGGAGTTGGTGAAGACGTTCGCCAAGCTCGCCGTCGCGGGCGGCATCATGGGCGGCGTGTGCTGGGCCTCGAGCCGGTTCGTGTTCGGCAGTGATCCCACCCACTTCCACCTCATCCTCCGCATCATCTTGCTGGGGGCGACCA comes from the Luteolibacter sp. SL250 genome and includes:
- a CDS encoding GNAT family N-acetyltransferase, producing MQLIPSYTIPELIPAVAGWLYNEWGRHLPGRSVETAEHALRQEPDARGLPTTLIAVEDDEPMGVARLVEFDLDSRPDLGPWLASVFVPGDKRSRGTGTLVCSGIVEVARQRGYPTLYLFTPDRATFYERQGWSSMGHEQHHGGQVTLMKLELGGQGSPTTPAEDGGLP
- a CDS encoding DUF5063 domain-containing protein; protein product: MAAYLERSGTEDMNSPLLDEFISAAGEFCSLAEQEEPPDESDLWTIRSLLLRLIFHIPAVDVAPHGTGFEGSRPDNVTYEHVVRRFSGFPFNLYRVVFDPHDFEATDEPVMGLLSDDLAEGLSNHAQGHRDEACFDWSHSYRHHWARHAVNALAAIEIHRIDHYKNAVDKTEEATG
- the murJ gene encoding murein biosynthesis integral membrane protein MurJ, which translates into the protein MSAKATWKVSAAVMVSRVLGLVRDMVFAALFGGGWMADAFNLAYRIPNLLRDLFAEGALSQAFVTTFSKRLKSEGDASAWQLANKMVTLTAIFMAGVALLGILAAPWIVDLLTALSKSGATDRVYDPAQIALMVTMVRIMYPFILVLSLAALVMGMLNAKNVFGMPALASCFFNLGSIIGGVSIGWWMDPAWGPRSLIGFSIGVVIGGLAQLACQFPALWRTGYRFVADFNWRDSGVAQVLKLMGPAVIAASVTQVNVVVNSMFAYGVGEGAVSWLNYAFRLMQLPIGVFGVAVATVTLPALSRAAIGGISADFRPTLAKGLRLVAFLVLPSTIGLALLAGPIISVLFERGSFDAHDRMQTAAALQAYGCGLLFYAWLKVLQPAFYAIDKRWLPMLMSFAALGLNLGFNYFFVFVLKWGHESLAMTTSIVAGVNFLCLYLAMVKISGDLGTPELVKTFAKLAVAGGIMGGVCWASSRFVFGSDPTHFHLILRIILLGATIGVAAAIYFAIAKVLRVGEANEALGMVLRRFRR